In Primulina eburnea isolate SZY01 chromosome 3, ASM2296580v1, whole genome shotgun sequence, one DNA window encodes the following:
- the LOC140827428 gene encoding germacrene A synthase-like, whose product MAQISKDMVRPKDNFAPSLWGDQFLKFTCDNEITEKYSKEIDLLKDEVKINLKNPESEMVDTMNLIDKLERLGISYHFEDEVEQKLEQYFGLNTNYEDEAYDLNTVSLHFRLFRQHGLHLTSEIFNKFRDSAGKFDESLKTDVKGLLSLYEAAHLRKHNEDILDDALVFTTECLKSMAPNLKPPLKKQVEHALMQPLHFGYQRFESYHYISVYEDDEYSRDEPLLQFAKLDYNAVQMMHKQELCELSRWWRELNLLSKLPYARDRLVECYFWTVGTYHLPRYSRGRVMLAKIIKMLSLIDDTFDAYGTIEELEAFTMAIRRWDFKEADLLPKYMKPLYTAILKLYGEFKEELATEERSYVVDYTINALKEQVRSYNVEAKWFIEGYSPPFSEYLSNALTTASYHFLSNGSLR is encoded by the exons ATGGCTCAAATTTCAAAAGATATGGTTCGCCCAAAAGACAACTTTGCTCCAAGCCTATGGGGCGATCAGTTCTTGAAGTTTACATGTGATAATGAG ATAACAGAAAAATATTCCAAGGAAATTGATTTGTTGAAAGATGAGGTGAAGATTAATTTGAAAAATCCAGAGAGTGAAATGGTGGACACCATGAATTTGATCGATAAACTCGAACGCCTAGGCATATCTTATCACTTTGAAGACGAAGTTGAACAAAAATTGGAGCAATATTTTGGTCTGAATACAAATTACGAAGATGAAGCCTATGACTTAAACACAGTTTCACTTCATTTTAGATTATTCAGGCAACATGGACTTCACTTAACTTCTG AAATTTTTAACAAATTCAGAGATAGCGCTGGAAAATTCGATGAGTCACTTAAAACTGATGTCAAGGGCTTGTTGAGCTTGTATGAAGCAGCACATTTGAGAAAGCACAATGAAGATATACTCGACGATGCACTTGTTTTCACAACTGAGTGTCTCAAGTCTATGGCCCCAAATCTCAAACCACCCCTCAAGAAACAAGTCGAACATGCCCTCATGCAACCGTTACATTTTGGGTATCAAAGATTTGAGTCATACCATTACATCTCTGTCTATGAAGATGATGAATATTCTAGAGATGAACCGCTTCTCCAGTTTGCCAAATTAGACTATAATGCAGTGCAAATGATGCATAAACAAGAACTCTGTGAACTCTCAAG GTGGTGGAGAGAGCTTAACCTTTTGTCTAAACTTCCTTATGCTAGAGATAGACTTGTTGAGTGCTATTTTTGGACTGTGGGAACATATCATTTGCCTAGGTATTCTCGTGGTCGAGTCATGCTGGCGAAAATAATCAAAATGTTATCTTTAATCGATGATACATTTGATGCTTATGGTACAATTGAAGAACTAGAGGCCTTTACTATGGCAATTCGAAG GTGGGATTTTAAAGAGGCTGATCTACTACCGAAGTATATGAAACCACTCTATACCGCCATCTTGAAACTCTACGGAGAATTTAAGGAAGAATTAGCAACAGAAGAAAGATCTTATGTTGTAGATTATACCATAAATGCA TTGAAAGAACAAGTGAGGAGCTACAATGTCGAGGCCAAGTGGTTTATTGAAGGTTATTCACCACCATTTTCCGAGTACCTTAGCAATGCTCTAACAACTGCCAGTTACCACTTTCTTTCGAATGGATCATTAAGG